CTCAGGCGCATGGCCGAACGCGTCAAGTCCGGCGCGGCGAAGGAACCGGGCACGATCGTCAACATCATCGGCATGGGCGGCAAGATCGCGAGCGACATCCATATCGCGGGCGGCGCGGCCAACGCGGCGCTCATGCTTGCCACCGTCGGCCTCGCGCACTATTACGCGCGATATGGCATCCGCATCAACGCGATCAATCCGGGCTCGACGTTGACGGAACGTGTCGAAGAAGCATTGCAACTCGAAGCATCGCGCGAAGGAATCGAAGCCGCCGAAGCGCAGGCGCGCGGCGAGGCGCGCGTGCCGCTCGGGCGTTTCGCGAAACCGGAGGAGATAGCGGACGTTGCGCTGTTTCTGGCGAGCCGCCGCGCGAGTTACGTGACGGGCGCGATAGTCCCGATGGATGGAGGCAGCGCGCCGCTGATCTGAACGCGGCGCGCCGTTTTTAAGCCGCTTTACAGGAAGCGGTGGCCGAGCCACCAGCCGGCCGCCGCGAGCGCGGCCGAAGCGGGAATCGTCAGCACCCACGCCCAGACGATATTGCCGGCGACGCCCCAGCGCACGGCGGACAGCTTCTGCGTCGCGCCGACACCGACGATCGCACCCGTGATCGTATGCGTGGTGGATACGGGAATGCCGAGGAACGACGCGATGAACAGCGTGATCGCGCCACCTGCCTCGGCGCAGAAGCCGCCGACGGGTTTGAGCTTGGTGATCTTCTGCCCCATCGTCCGCACGATGCGCCAGCCGCCGAACAGCGTGCCCAGGCCCATCGACAGGTAGCATGCGCCGATCACCCACAGCGGCGGCGCGTCGCCTCCCGCCGACGCGTAGCCCGTCGCGATCAGCAGCATCCAGATGATGCCGATGGTCTTCTGCGCGTCGTTGCCGCCGTGGCCAAGGCTGTACAGCCCCGCCGACACCAGTTGCAGGCGCCGGAAACGCCGGTCTACCTTGCTTGGCGGCGTGCGGAAGTAGATCCACGACACCAGCAGCATGAAGAATGAGCCAAGCACGAAGCCGAGCAGCGGCGACACGATGATGAACGTGACCGTCTTCAGCAGCCCGTCCCAGTTGAGCGCGGCCCAGCCGGATTTCGCGAGCGCCGAGCCCACCAGCCCGCCGATCAGCGCGTGCGACGAACTGGACGGGATGCCGTAGTACCAGGTGACGATGTTCCAGCCGATCGCGCCGACCAGCGCGCCGAACACGACGTAGTGATCGACGATGCCGGGGTCGATCGTGCCCTTGCCGACCGTTTGCGCGACTTTAAGATGGAAGATGAAATACGCGATGACGTTGAACGCGGCGGCAAACGCGACGGCCTGTTGCGGCTTCAGCACGCCCGTCGAGACGACGGTGGCGATGGAGTTCGCCGCGTCGTGGAAGCCGTTCATGAAGTCGAAAACGAGCGCGACGACCACGAGCGTCGCGACCGCCCAGATGGCGAGTTGTATCGAATGCATCAGGCGTTTTCCAGCACGATGCCTTCGATGATGTTCGCCACGTCCTCACACTTGTCGGTGATCGACTCGAGCAGCTCGTAGATCGCCTTCAGCTTGATCAGCGTCTTGACGTCGTCCTCTTCGCGGAACAGCTTCGACATCGCCGAGCGCAGCACGCGGTCCGCGTCCGACTCCAGACGGTCGATGTCTTCGCACGCCTTCAGGATCTCGCGCGCCTGCTTCATGTCCGACAGCATGGCGACGGCAGCCTGCACGCGCTCGCAGGTCTTCGTGCAGATATGCGCGAGCTGGCTCGCTTCCGACGTCACCGCCTGCACGTCGTACAGCGAAATGGCCGTGGCGACGTCCTCCATCAGGTCGAGGATGTCGTCCATCGTGGTGATCAGCTTGTGGATTTCGTCGCGGTCGAGCGGCGTGATGAAAGTCTTGTGCAGCAGATCGATGGTTTCGTGCGTCAGTTTGTCGGCCGCTTTTTCGGCCGTTTGCACGTTTTGCTTGTGGATCTCGGCGTCGCCGAGGTTGTCGATCAACAGTTCGAGTTCGTGGCTCGCGGAGACGATGTGTTTCGCGTGAGCGTTGAAGATTTCAAAGAATTTGCCCTCGGTGGGCATGAATCGACCGAACATTGGGGTCCCAGAAAATGGTCACGGTGAGGCTGTCATAAAACCGCAATATTGTACCGTTCCGGACCATTCCGGGTGTGACGCGGCGCCGTGTTTTGTGCGCGCGCGCAACGGCAGGTGCAACCCGGCACCCCCGTTTGCGCAGAGTGTGCTACTCGCCGCCGTAGAAATTCTGTGCGCCCGCAAAATTGTCGAACTTCGTGAATTGCCCATGGAACGTGAGCCGAACGGGTCCGATCGGACCGTTACGCTGCTTGCCGATGATGATTTCGGCAGTGCCCTTGTCGGGGCTGTCCGGGTTATAGACTTCGTCGCGGTAGATGAACAGGATCACGTCGGCGTCCTGTTCGATTGCACCCGATTCGCGCAGATCGGACATGATCGGCCGCTTGTTCGGGCGCTGTTCGAGACCGCGGTTCAGCTGCGACAGCGCGATCACAGGCACGTCGAGCTCCTTGGCGAGGCCTTTCAGCGAACGCGAGATTTCCGAAATTTCCGTCGCACGATTTTCGCCGGACGATGAGCCGCTCATCAGCTGCAAATAGTCGATGATGATGAGGCCGAGCTTGCCGCACTGGCGCGACAGACGCCGCGCCCGCGAGCGCAGTTCCATCGGGTTCAGACCGCCTGTTTCGTCGATGAAAATCTGCGCTTCGCTCATTTTCTGGACAGCGTGCGTGAGCTTCGGCCAGTCTTCGTCGGTCAGGCGCCCGGTCCGCATGCGGTGCTGGTCGAG
This is a stretch of genomic DNA from Paraburkholderia caribensis. It encodes these proteins:
- a CDS encoding SDR family NAD(P)-dependent oxidoreductase, which translates into the protein MDLGLKDKVVLITGGSKGIGLACARAFAMEGAKVAIVSRDPANLARAREQLASEGLHVHLTRADLHEPHSAADVVEEATSAVGPIDILINSAGAARRYDPESLDAAAFKATMEAKYFPYIYPQQEVLRRMAERVKSGAAKEPGTIVNIIGMGGKIASDIHIAGGAANAALMLATVGLAHYYARYGIRINAINPGSTLTERVEEALQLEASREGIEAAEAQARGEARVPLGRFAKPEEIADVALFLASRRASYVTGAIVPMDGGSAPLI
- a CDS encoding inorganic phosphate transporter, coding for MHSIQLAIWAVATLVVVALVFDFMNGFHDAANSIATVVSTGVLKPQQAVAFAAAFNVIAYFIFHLKVAQTVGKGTIDPGIVDHYVVFGALVGAIGWNIVTWYYGIPSSSSHALIGGLVGSALAKSGWAALNWDGLLKTVTFIIVSPLLGFVLGSFFMLLVSWIYFRTPPSKVDRRFRRLQLVSAGLYSLGHGGNDAQKTIGIIWMLLIATGYASAGGDAPPLWVIGACYLSMGLGTLFGGWRIVRTMGQKITKLKPVGGFCAEAGGAITLFIASFLGIPVSTTHTITGAIVGVGATQKLSAVRWGVAGNIVWAWVLTIPASAALAAAGWWLGHRFL
- a CDS encoding DUF47 domain-containing protein; the encoded protein is MFGRFMPTEGKFFEIFNAHAKHIVSASHELELLIDNLGDAEIHKQNVQTAEKAADKLTHETIDLLHKTFITPLDRDEIHKLITTMDDILDLMEDVATAISLYDVQAVTSEASQLAHICTKTCERVQAAVAMLSDMKQAREILKACEDIDRLESDADRVLRSAMSKLFREEDDVKTLIKLKAIYELLESITDKCEDVANIIEGIVLENA